The following proteins are co-located in the Pectinophora gossypiella chromosome 7, ilPecGoss1.1, whole genome shotgun sequence genome:
- the LOC126368230 gene encoding uncharacterized protein LOC126368230 — protein MMMCVGAGDGNLSEARNLYQRFIEGRPADEARQLPSLHCFRKMVNRLLHLTGSFHASSETGRSATRDPEFEEAVLAVQPTQGLPREPYHMQRTPELIPAYLVWHSENGTEFKWKAHQTLLRKCCGQMKRQVCASNGDDDISNLSCKTRRRAADSDCSNRPPTPFDVAAKAAARSNFVPIAAVRASRVPGDQDALGDLCSANI, from the exons atgatgatgtgtgtgggtgccggcgatggcaacttaagtgaagcacggaacttgtatcagcgattcatagaaggtagaccagctgatgaagccaggcaactgccttcactgcattgcttcaggaaaatggtcaatcgcctactgcatttaacgggctctttccacgcgtcatctgagactggccgctcggcgacccgtgatccggagtttgaagaagccgtactagccgtgcagccaacccaaggactaccacgcgaaccttaccacatgcaacgtacgcccgagctaattcctgcttacctcgtgtggcattctgagaatggtaccgagttcaagtggaaagctcaccagactttgcttcgaaagtgttgtggacagatgaagcggcaggtctgtgcatcgaacggggatgacgacatttcgaacctttcttgtaaaac tcgccgacgtgccgccgactcggattgttccaatcggccgccgactccttttgacgttgccgccaaagccgccgcccgctcgaatttcgtacctatcgcggccgtgcgagcgtcacgagtaccaggcgaccaggacgcgctaggagatttgtgtagtgccaatatttga